One Rhizobium rhododendri DNA segment encodes these proteins:
- a CDS encoding sugar-binding transcriptional regulator produces the protein MLHMVAKLHYEADMSQVDIAKKVGVSTATVSRLLQKARAVGIVRIEVLDLASPDEIRLELIEALKLKRAAVIDTPASGVLGSLAAPLGNLLKDEGLGTGSVLGIGWGRAIREVLMVGLPRIPGMLVVPLNGGMQQAAQHFQINEFVRLAAEHVGGTPRFLHAPYLSSTDLREAFLSDPFVRETTGLWDRMDCCIVGIGLPHAINPPEASAATLNEQALSAVGDVIRHYVDIDGRMLTWVGEERMIAASPEQLRRTGLAIGVVATVEKAAGVIGAVRAGMINALVTDTATAQAILDILRAEATR, from the coding sequence ATGCTGCACATGGTTGCAAAGCTGCACTATGAGGCAGACATGTCGCAGGTTGACATTGCCAAGAAGGTGGGTGTCTCGACGGCGACGGTGTCCCGCCTGCTGCAGAAGGCCCGTGCAGTCGGGATTGTCAGGATCGAAGTTCTAGACCTCGCCTCACCGGACGAGATCAGGCTCGAACTGATCGAGGCGCTCAAGCTGAAGCGCGCTGCGGTGATCGATACGCCGGCCTCGGGGGTTCTGGGGTCTCTCGCTGCCCCCTTGGGAAACCTGCTGAAAGATGAGGGCCTCGGAACCGGCTCGGTGCTCGGCATAGGCTGGGGGAGGGCTATTCGCGAAGTGCTGATGGTTGGCCTGCCCCGTATTCCCGGTATGCTGGTGGTGCCGTTGAACGGCGGCATGCAGCAGGCGGCGCAGCACTTCCAGATCAATGAGTTTGTCCGCCTGGCTGCCGAACATGTCGGCGGCACGCCCCGTTTCCTGCACGCGCCGTATCTCTCTTCGACGGATCTGCGCGAGGCATTTCTCAGCGACCCCTTCGTGCGCGAGACCACTGGTCTTTGGGACCGCATGGATTGCTGCATCGTCGGAATAGGACTTCCCCACGCCATAAATCCACCCGAAGCGAGTGCCGCCACGCTGAACGAGCAGGCGCTGAGTGCCGTCGGCGATGTCATCCGCCACTATGTCGACATCGATGGCCGGATGCTGACCTGGGTAGGCGAGGAGCGGATGATTGCAGCTTCGCCCGAGCAATTGCGTCGTACCGGATTGGCGATCGGCGTCGTTGCCACCGTCGAGAAGGCGGCCGGCGTCATCGGCGCAGTGCGCGCGGGCATGATCAATGCCCTCGTTACGGACACCGCCACCGCGCAGGCCATCCTCGACATTCTGCGCGCGGAAGCGACACGCTGA
- a CDS encoding ABC transporter substrate-binding protein has product MKRRSFFKVAAAAAIVTSTALTAGHAGAADKKYTIALVPGLTTDAFYITMRKGAEAAAKAVGAQLVFQGAPDFNPVTQVPVLDAVIAKKPDAILIAPTDKDQLVQPLKKASDAGIPVITVDTFIGTGVYQTGAGNADFPLSYIASDNVLGGEIAARALATAVGDKGKVYVSNVKPGVSTTDQREQGFKKEMAANHPNIQVLDTQFNDNDANKAASQVQAVFARNPDLVGVFGANLFSALGSATGVKQAGKTGAVKVVAFDAPTSMVDNLKSGLVDVAIAQHPAEIGYFGVMAAYAHLTGNSIPTAIGTGFTIINKANVSDPKVAKYIYSD; this is encoded by the coding sequence ATGAAGCGTCGTTCATTCTTCAAGGTTGCCGCTGCTGCGGCAATTGTAACATCCACAGCCCTGACCGCAGGTCACGCCGGCGCTGCGGACAAGAAATATACAATCGCACTCGTACCCGGCCTGACCACAGACGCTTTCTACATCACCATGCGCAAGGGTGCCGAGGCTGCTGCCAAGGCTGTTGGCGCTCAACTGGTGTTCCAGGGTGCACCCGATTTCAATCCGGTCACGCAGGTGCCGGTGCTTGACGCGGTCATTGCCAAGAAGCCTGATGCCATCCTGATCGCCCCGACCGACAAGGACCAGCTGGTCCAGCCGCTGAAAAAGGCGAGCGACGCCGGTATTCCGGTTATCACCGTCGATACGTTCATCGGCACGGGCGTGTATCAAACCGGCGCCGGCAATGCCGATTTCCCGCTCTCCTACATCGCATCCGACAATGTGCTCGGCGGTGAAATCGCTGCCCGCGCGCTGGCAACTGCCGTTGGCGACAAGGGCAAGGTCTATGTCTCCAACGTCAAGCCGGGCGTCTCGACGACCGACCAGCGCGAGCAGGGCTTCAAGAAGGAAATGGCCGCCAACCATCCGAATATCCAAGTGCTCGACACGCAGTTCAACGACAACGATGCCAACAAGGCAGCGTCCCAGGTTCAGGCAGTCTTTGCCCGCAACCCGGATCTCGTCGGTGTGTTCGGCGCCAACCTGTTTTCGGCTCTCGGATCGGCCACAGGCGTCAAGCAGGCGGGCAAGACGGGCGCGGTCAAGGTCGTCGCCTTCGATGCACCGACCAGCATGGTCGACAATCTCAAGTCCGGCCTGGTCGATGTTGCCATCGCCCAGCATCCGGCCGAGATCGGCTATTTCGGTGTCATGGCCGCCTATGCGCACCTGACCGGCAATTCCATCCCGACCGCAATCGGCACGGGCTTTACCATCATCAACAAGGCCAATGTGTCCGACCCAAAGGTCGCGAAGTACATCTACTCTGACTAA
- a CDS encoding ROK family protein: MKTQQCAIGVDIGGTNIRAALISATGEILSKKIVPGSRDRETAIDIISGLIREIDGPQVVAIGIGVPGRVDAHAGAVLSGGYLDLSSCDFRTLIESAFGKPVAIANDCSMALLGETGVGASRGARSAVMLTIGTGIGGAAMENGRIVNGKQSAGQLGHIVVNHGGRQCICGQVGCVETESSGTALGRHLDEAGYPAGTRFEDILSQARDGDDRALGVIRNWAGPLRAALGTLSAAFDPAMLLLGGGMGQAAVEALAFLPAVSGWNCTPVRAAALGDDAGIVGAGLAAHELARQRQGWPSRQASGKRVLMVNGIPASGKSRLSHAVSEATGWPILALDTVKNPFLEYIEDVDRLFNRTLGKASYKAIWSVIRDAPDGSTFIVDAWFGFQPLELLKEHIEMSGATDIAEIWCHAPGEILAERYAARLEKRLPGHPGASYIPELIELAKRAGPSAIGPVYDVDTTQFPDDDAAVRWAKLVLSGMTPAS; encoded by the coding sequence ATGAAAACGCAGCAATGTGCAATCGGCGTCGATATCGGCGGTACGAATATTCGCGCTGCACTGATCTCCGCGACCGGAGAGATCCTGAGCAAGAAGATCGTTCCCGGGAGCCGCGACCGGGAAACGGCCATCGACATCATCTCAGGCCTCATCCGCGAGATCGATGGTCCACAGGTCGTGGCCATCGGCATCGGCGTTCCCGGGCGCGTCGATGCCCATGCGGGGGCCGTGCTGTCCGGCGGTTATCTCGATCTGTCGAGCTGCGATTTCAGGACGCTGATCGAAAGCGCGTTCGGCAAGCCGGTGGCCATTGCAAATGACTGCAGCATGGCGCTGCTCGGCGAGACCGGCGTCGGCGCATCACGCGGCGCCCGCAGCGCCGTGATGCTGACGATCGGCACTGGAATCGGCGGTGCGGCGATGGAAAACGGGCGTATCGTCAACGGCAAGCAAAGTGCCGGGCAGCTTGGCCATATCGTCGTCAACCACGGCGGCCGGCAATGCATCTGCGGACAGGTCGGATGCGTCGAAACCGAATCTTCGGGAACCGCGCTTGGGCGCCACCTTGACGAAGCCGGATATCCGGCCGGAACGCGGTTCGAGGATATCCTCAGCCAGGCACGGGACGGAGACGACCGCGCCCTCGGCGTCATCAGGAACTGGGCGGGACCGCTTCGCGCGGCGCTCGGAACACTATCGGCAGCCTTCGATCCAGCCATGCTGCTGCTCGGTGGAGGCATGGGACAGGCGGCAGTCGAGGCGCTGGCGTTTCTTCCGGCCGTGTCAGGCTGGAACTGCACGCCGGTCAGAGCCGCAGCACTCGGTGACGATGCGGGCATAGTAGGCGCAGGGCTCGCAGCCCACGAACTCGCCAGGCAGCGGCAAGGCTGGCCTTCGCGCCAGGCCAGCGGCAAACGCGTGCTCATGGTCAACGGCATACCCGCATCGGGCAAGAGCCGCCTCTCGCATGCGGTGTCCGAGGCAACGGGATGGCCGATCCTTGCCCTCGACACGGTCAAGAACCCATTTCTCGAATACATCGAAGACGTCGACCGGTTGTTCAACCGGACGCTCGGCAAGGCGAGCTATAAGGCGATATGGTCGGTTATCCGCGATGCGCCCGACGGTTCGACCTTCATAGTCGATGCGTGGTTCGGCTTTCAGCCGCTCGAACTCCTTAAGGAGCATATAGAAATGTCCGGCGCCACGGACATTGCCGAGATCTGGTGTCACGCGCCGGGAGAGATCCTGGCAGAGCGATATGCTGCCCGGCTGGAGAAACGCCTTCCCGGCCATCCCGGGGCTTCCTATATCCCAGAACTGATCGAACTGGCCAAACGGGCCGGCCCTTCCGCAATCGGCCCGGTCTACGATGTCGATACCACGCAATTTCCGGATGACGACGCTGCCGTCAGATGGGCAAAATTGGTGCTCTCCGGGATGACGCCAGCGTCATAA
- a CDS encoding tagatose-bisphosphate aldolase yields the protein MTAMTTAEQRAYQQICGANGAMMVIACDQRGGMRSLLASTPEEQAKIGNDMLGDTKADITRHLAAHAGCVLVDPICAVPHLVDRGILPRDTGLLIGLDASGWDTSPEGYRISKMVEGIDARRVRQLGGTGGKIMVYLRMDVPEANTQNLATLKHFIEDFGREDLLLVVEFLTYRLEGESPAEYEAKVPALIFEGSRACLELGSKVLKIPYPGSEEACANITKLAGNVPWAVLSAGVDHETFLVQVEAAMKNGASGVIAGRSLWKDCISIDREISEKKLSTIAVSRLKDIQAIIARYYNTRTSKAA from the coding sequence ATGACAGCCATGACGACAGCGGAACAGCGCGCGTATCAGCAAATCTGCGGAGCCAACGGCGCAATGATGGTGATCGCGTGCGACCAGCGTGGCGGAATGCGGTCGCTTCTCGCCTCGACGCCCGAGGAGCAGGCGAAGATCGGCAACGACATGCTCGGCGATACCAAGGCCGATATTACCCGCCACCTCGCCGCCCACGCCGGCTGCGTGCTGGTCGATCCGATCTGCGCCGTACCGCATCTCGTTGATCGCGGCATTCTTCCGCGCGACACCGGGCTTCTGATCGGCCTCGACGCATCCGGTTGGGACACATCGCCGGAAGGCTACCGCATTTCCAAGATGGTGGAAGGCATCGATGCCCGGCGCGTTCGCCAACTCGGCGGCACCGGCGGCAAGATCATGGTCTATCTGCGCATGGATGTTCCGGAGGCCAACACGCAGAACCTTGCAACATTGAAGCACTTCATCGAGGATTTCGGTCGCGAGGATCTGCTGCTCGTCGTCGAGTTCCTGACCTACCGGCTCGAAGGTGAAAGCCCTGCGGAATACGAAGCGAAAGTGCCGGCCCTGATCTTCGAAGGCTCGCGCGCATGCCTGGAATTGGGTTCCAAGGTGCTGAAGATCCCTTACCCTGGCTCGGAAGAAGCCTGCGCCAACATCACCAAGCTTGCCGGCAACGTTCCATGGGCCGTGCTGTCGGCCGGTGTCGATCACGAGACCTTTCTCGTCCAGGTCGAAGCAGCCATGAAGAACGGCGCTTCGGGCGTCATTGCAGGCCGTTCGCTTTGGAAGGACTGCATTTCGATAGACCGGGAAATCTCGGAAAAGAAGCTTTCGACGATCGCGGTTTCGAGATTGAAGGATATCCAGGCGATCATTGCGCGCTATTACAATACGCGCACCAGCAAGGCAGCATAA